A genome region from Plasmodium vivax chromosome 11, whole genome shotgun sequence includes the following:
- a CDS encoding hypothetical protein, conserved (encoded by transcript PVX_113335A): MNSKKRNRSGKSECITLPLEKTELLIENIYNLRNAISLYRKELQEKNKCISDVKGELTFYECLLSNVSVVWGVFNDDLLRLAGEEGAIGDGRCDGGGVGAVGGDCGDCGDPRCDGAGQAQPSTGHCKGAAAPYYDVEQFKRIFLKYVSKNNQESDEEEDSQFSEAPSEDDACGEGKGEVEERGGLPNGGAIKGEPLPGDLKKSQKSKEAVCGKDKERSRKQRNEFSSSKEETHLEGEAAQKEAHKETHEAITADALSGSPLNKKLQTILLTNMRRTLDVLNKVVGSPPKEVQKEVPEEAPKEAPNYSKEHVRKLNYERRLYYEKYISERKKKNEMESKCDELRIELDRLEKKRTSLLFKLNSESVCNSILEEEDAVESSAKDPLSGGGCARGEESATVCGKCGSACAKCGFASYASGRSGDSAVKGPGGEETVGGGSALPSNSPIGPQSGDGPPGEDPAAACLLNFEKVITKEKILQSEPFRQLVKESTEVYKELKEREGEIALLKNEILKREQMRDEEYESLLNDTINDRKSLSSKIKSLEVEVMTSSMEREKMQKRVNLMEHEIKTMKGVEANQVMQLEQKEKEICRLRVSIDKLKASESTLRERITSLESGAVTGETTLNGACDELVAAPGADLHSELLVENKQLKRALEKKQNAEKELSVLKKNYDAMSEEIEEITKEFEKKQEQVDEMIIQIKNKEFESLEKYKNAMNKICVEENIQQLERSYQEKVSSINRLYEKYESFAHVYLTLFYYARRSAVLSDSAREEQMSLFIKMKDKCESIFQRKNELAEILQTVYGSNRKLMDKCNALYRENQHLERVATPTGGKGRRDPKDASCKGEAKRAGAEEDADEADEADEADQADQGEEELEERQLLIEENNELRRRLMCSVCMENFKNYIIVKCGHIYCESCIFSNLKTRNRKCPQCKIPFDKKDLQKIFLD, encoded by the coding sequence ATGAATAGCAAGAAAAGGAACAGAAGTGGAAAAAGCGAATGCATAACTTTGCCACTAGAAAAAACGGAGCTCCTAATTGagaacatttataatttgagGAACGCAATATCTCTTTATAGGAAGGAACTCcaggagaaaaacaaatgcatTAGTGACGTCAAGGGAGAGTTGACCTTTTACGAGTGCTTGTTGAGCAATGTTAGCGTTGTGTGGGGTGTTTTCAACGATGATTTGTTGAGACTggcgggggaggagggggcGATCGGGGATGGGCGGTGCGACGGGGGGGGAGTTGGCGCAGTTGGCGGCGACTGTGGCGACTGCGGAGACCCCCGGTGCGACGGCGCAGGGCAGGCGCAACCATCCACGGGGCACTGCAAAGGAGCAGCCGCCCCCTACTACGATGTAGAACagtttaaaagaatttttttaaaatacgtGAGTAAGAATAACCAGGAGAgcgacgaagaggaggactCCCAATTTTCTGAGGCCCCCTCGGAGGATGACGCTTGTGGGGAAGGGAAGGGCGAAGTGGAGGAGAGGGGGGGGCTGCCCAATGGAGGTGCCATAAAGGGGGAACCCCTCCCGGgcgatttgaaaaaaagccaaaagaGCAAAGAAGCGGTGTGCGGAAAGGACAAGGAGCGAAGCAGAAAACAGCGGAATGAGTTTTCGTCGTCGAAGGAGGAGACACACTTGGAGGGCGAGGCGGCCCAGAAAGAAGCCCACAAAGAAACCCACGAAGCTATCACCGCTGACGCACTGAGCGGAAGCCCGCTTAACAAAAAACTGCAGACGATCCTTTTGACCAACATGAGGAGAACCCTCGACGTGCTTAACAAAGTGGTGggctcccccccaaaggaggtCCAAAAGGAGGTCCCAGAGGAGGCCCCAAAGGAGGCCCCAAACTACAGCAAAGAACACGTGAGGAAATTAAATTACGAAAGGAGGCTATACTATGAGAAGTATATaagtgaaaggaaaaagaaaaacgaaatggagaGTAAGTGTGATGAACTGAGGATAGAGTTAGACCGACTGGAAAAGAAGAGGAcgtctctcctttttaagtTAAACAGTGAGAGTGTATGTAACAGCATtttggaggaggaggacgcgGTGGAGAGCTCGGCGAAGGACCCGCTCAGTGGGGGGGGGTGcgccaggggggaggaaagcgCCACCGTTTGTGGGAAGTGCGGCAGCGCCTGTGCGAAGTGCGGCTTTGCCAGTTACGCCAGTGGGCGGTCCGGAGATTCTGCGGTGAAAGgaccagggggggaggaaacaGTAGGTGGTGGCAGCGCCCTCCCAAGTAACTCCCCCATTGGCCCCCAAAGTGGTGACggcccccccggggaggacCCCGCAGCGGCCTGCCTGCTCAACTTCGAAAAGGTCATAACGAAGGAGAAGATACTGCAGAGCGAGCCGTTCAGGCAACTGGTGAAGGAGTCCACCGAAGTGTATAAAGAGCTGAAGGAGAGGGAAGGCGAAATTGCGCtgttgaaaaatgaaattttaaaaagggagcaaaTGCGTGATGAGGAATATGAGAGCCTCCTTAACGATACTATAAATGATAGGAAGAGCCTCtcgagcaaaataaaaagtttggAAGTGGAGGTCATGACCAGCAGTATGGAAAGGGAGAAGATGCAAAAGAGGGTAAATCTGATGGAGCATGAAATTAAGACCATGAAGGGGGTAGAAGCGAATCAGGTTATGCAATtggagcagaaggagaaagaaatTTGCAGATTGAGAGTCTCCATCGATAAGTTAAAGGCATCAGAGAGTACCCTACGGGAGAGGATTACCTCTTTGGAAAGTGGAGCAGTTACCGGGGAGACAACCCTCAATGGGGCATGTGACGAGTTGGTAGCCGCGCCTGGAGCAGATCTACACAGCGAGCTACTCGTGGAGAATAAACAGCTAAAACGCGCTCtggaaaagaagcaaaatgcagaaaaggaaCTCTCTGTGTTGAAGAAAAACTACGACGCAATGAGCgaagaaattgaagaaataacaaaagaatttgaaaagaaacAGGAGCAAGTGGACGAAATGATCatccaaataaaaaacaaagaattTGAGTCGCTtgaaaagtataaaaatgcGATGAACAAAATATGCGTGGAGGAAAACATCCAGCAACTGGAGAGGAGTTACCAGGAGAAAGTGTCCTCTATTAATCGATTATATGAAAAGTATGAAAGCTttgcacatgtatatttgACTCTCTTTTATTATGCTAGGAGAAGTGCCGTCCTTTCGGATAGCGCTCGTGAGGAACAAATGAgtttgtttataaaaatgaaagataAATGTGAATCTATTTTCCAGAGGAAGAACGAGCTCGCGGAGATTCTTCAAACGGTGTACGGCTCGAATCGGAAGCTCATGGATAAGTGCAACGCGCTCTATAGGGAGAACCAGCACCTCGAGCGGGTCGCCACCCCCACCGGCGGTAAAGGCAGAAGGGACCCGAAGGACGCATCGTgcaagggggaagcaaaaagagCGGGAGCGGAAGAAGATGCAGACGAAGCTGACGAAGCTGACGAAGCTGACCAAGCTGACCAAGGCGAAGAAGAGCTGGAGGAGAGGCAGCTGCTAATCGAAGAAAACAACGAACTGCGCAGACGGCTCATGTGCAGCGTCTGCATGGAAAACTTCAAAAACTACATCATCGTCAAGTGCGGCCACATCTACTGTGAGAGCTGCATCTTTAGCAACCTGAAGACGCGCAACAGGAAGTGCCCCCAGTGCAAAATCCCCTTCGATAAGAAGGACCTGCAGAAGATCTTCCTCGACTGA
- a CDS encoding calcium antiporter, putative (encoded by transcript PVX_113340A): MVMGRVRATSYVRRTISQPLNKNVAPIKSSKSTTGLNDTNLIRNKNLHLQLLCNNKTPNGGVDDDLEQNYGYREIGAYYSLKKSDVTGIYNMLKNKLNIFLIFVPIGIISYLIGCKDIYIFFFNFMALIPLSALMGHVTEDLALHTGEIIGGLLNATFGNLMEMIFSIQALNAGLINVVQGTLLGSILSNLLLVLGMSFFAGGLYHHVQKFNEKGATCSTSLLLLSSLAITIPTVSSVTTNNNVEVLLKVSRITAVLIFLTYCLFLLFQLYTHISLFQDKEMTEEVPQLSVLAGSIFLILITVLVSVHSEYLITTIEAVVKYYNISENFIGVILLPVVGNATEHLTAVTVAIKNKVDLTMGVAVGSSAQIALFVVPVTVLFGWILNKPMTLAFSPLSSVILVISVIVTMAIVQDGESNWLEGVLLITAYLIVGVVFWFDTS, encoded by the coding sequence ATGGTTATGGGCAGAGTGCGCGCCACGTCTTACGTAAGACGCACAATTTCGCAGCCGCTGAACAAAAACGTGGCCCCAATCAAAAGCTCCAAAAGCACAACGGGCCTGAACGACACAAATTTAATACGAAACAAAAACCTGCACCTGCAACTGCTATGTAACAACAAAACGCCCAATGGAGGAGTTGATGATGATCTCGAGCAAAATTATGGCTACAGAGAAATAGGGGCATATTATTCGCTCAAAAAAAGTGACGTCACAGGGATATACaatatgctaaaaaataaattaaatatatttttaatttttgtgccAATAGGAATTATAAGTTACCTCATAGGGTGCAAagacatatacatttttttttttaacttcatgGCGTTGATACCTCTGTCAGCTCTGATGGGACATGTTACAGAAGATTTGGCCCTGCACACAGGAGAAATCATTGGCGGTTTGTTAAATGCTACTTTTGGCAATTTGATGGAAATGATATTTTCCATTCAGGCCTTAAACGCTGGGTTGATAAATGTCGTGCAGGGGACACTCCTCGGGAGTATACTCTCCAATTTGCTGCTAGTCCTTGGTATGTCCTTCTTCGCAGGTGGCCTATATCATCAtgtgcaaaaatttaatgaaaaaggagcaacGTGCAGCACGTCCCTGTTGCTCCTTTCCAGTCTGGCCATAACCATTCCGACCGTCTCATCAGTTACCACAAACAATAACGTAGAAGTACTTTTAAAAGTTTCCAGAATAACTGCagttttgatttttttaacctacTGCTTATTTCTGCTGTTTCAGCTGTATACGCATATATCGCTATTTCAAGACAAAGAAATGACTGAAGAAGTGCCACAGCTGTCCGTCCTCGCAgggtccatttttttaatcctcaTAACTGTCCTTGTAAGCGTCCACTCGGAATATCTTATTACCACTATCGAAGCAGTCGTCAAGTATTATAACATATCTGAAAATTTCATTGGAGTTATTCTTTTGCCCGTAGTTGGTAACGCCACGGAACATTTAACAGCCGTTACGGTGGctataaaaaacaaagtcgACTTAACCATGGGGGTAGCCGTTGGATCCTCTGCACAGATTGCCCTTTTCGTTGTCCCAGTTACTGTTCTTTTTGGCTGGATTTTAAATAAACCCATGACCCTCGCCTTTTCGCCCCTCTCCAGCGTCATTTTAGTCATTTCGGTCATCGTCACCATGGCCATTGTGCAAGACGGGGAGAGCAACTGGCTGGAGGGGGTTCTCCTCATCACGGCGTACCTCATCGTGGGGGTCGTCTTCTGGTTCGACACGTCGTGA
- a CDS encoding ARID/BRIGHT DNA binding domain containing protein (encoded by transcript PVX_113345A) — protein sequence MERGEFYRKYQEYYESDISQIPPLIEGMGIELYDLYLSVLSHGGYSCVSRNSKWIKIAREFGLINKEKNIKLIEDIKCIKEYYLTYLREFERIHDNLKKGKVSPKKLRAGKTPSSVDVRYNKKMSVSKANNKKLKTETHMHNLRRPEQLTGVSIPGGMVHPGVINNVEHLMGSAKGSCKTLHPYGSNGNVNPTYVDVYNVTPSAKLWKDNLHQKGSAYCLEDYLDGSAPWYGGDSMQTQMSMGSSPVERSKSKSSHKKGLTKKRSFKTEGDFADADMRPMRLADVNLASYGAYANYANYANYANGGGVISGGGYLNYAGYPNSAGYPNCAGYPNCAGCPNCAVYPNYHVGSFHEVNGGAGGYYSYGGELPYAVAATGEPSSYVDASSMGRGKYLCSNQVVSLNEVAAVGRGELIRGELNRGELGRGELGRADLSRSDLSRSANMGNYFFHYGSVGLVGTPHSIENSLEGYNCVSTPPRGGIVSSSMGAYIGSGVHSANGGARQGVNYGVNYGVNYGCNYGSNFGSNYGVNYGCNYGGEQYQGYYYPPYDGNVKWNPFAGNPNEKLMVGAGSQANLLALEGYPGSLPYGLQIRNDSNIDARNCTDIYRILFGLKRRKEKVADFIFCLNVLYSLSAMNDLSLSRMQIRITICMLLQVLDEMLIIFYSKVSMKERALDIMVKSFADYLSDRNGWAPGKGLTSVRGDDYTGLAATAEGEHLMGCAVCSSPGGDSLDCSGGNAPKGSPQGGRSAIMGALLSEQVNVSEIARLYLSYSGYCRDKRRKIRRAGGSEGGSKGGRSEVNHSVEANRSAEANRSVEATPSGEESAGEGTSSPDGGSDWEEAPPWSSNPPSSVNSSDIENIITGGTTTKGGGNQSADSLYRDKEESKKSLMRKSSQEFVFLILYIINNIFQTRKYSLYFCNKKSDDVREGSLGEERDIVEASRGRGTTHAGGAFNKMDSGMVRENLKREKALGGNSTCDDMPEETKMNELGRGSQGSEKINVDEGGGKDDGGGGGHLLSGRTAEKEFWSDDSSDSASGCSVCSCKGGVVKKEVAPSRGMTRGYAKILSVKKKMMEGGGDLLGEDALVRVKAQGDEEETTTNLCDRGGAADGGGWTGQVATAALLKGDANGPSEGAAWPNGETNACDKLKSSHLSSVGGYSPPPSSEVPPIREEGSSSLQTANFSMPQSEEPFMADDRPPHVGSVPNGDVTQQVRDDVDLEKAQGVGCTRERLYPEGGSLCDSNFPSNGSSDAPNGSADGKGLLIRQNNEAVCGDDGFAKEMKVKVMVKEEEGATIGVVGERTDDPPVQKDNEDGATPNGGSGVGMQLHPLEGATTSSSHHLSDNRSAENYGRGGEHKCDDVALSHVVNKNGGEESSPRQMSKSNYGGYPHPGMVEGMMQSGNDPLLVGGMYNMTSHVIPMGGSPVGGEQFERTYNGQGDGIPFGGSPFSGSPFSGSPYGHDFPANHDGVISSLYYAPNGDDGRNGHSRGDHQMRKQEGATTTQKETIRKENNLLVSAECGSPNGKIHEEEKICKKCGTARAHTSKRDGKRDNWQDSTQDGEQNHKQEMKRLFKNMKREVYEEMKKIFKEKKIKQNKLLHYFDISKFLSIFELIFLKNFENIIFHEKAIQNIYLNMFICVDILNNELGRSISLKYIFFPSQFLQRTSKLKITAHFDRKNKLFIQSEARTGGSREFYHPGDAHSGDTHFGGNTERENLREDKINCFPSHLEGDPNGENVAHNGAAKTAEKVEREETEAPPGMGGGTDQLSGMEYRKKIKKLFLKIFRRNNKKYNIYKKIDYEFLMRKYKYRGPLNCEEKEKFKKYIILDLHEITKKILLKVYKRVNSHLNIAILSLNILTHILYLIPKRMLHVSFIFWILNETINVKCTYTYLSVPLCILNYNGFLFLETMMKLIIRMIENDVMPLHSYMLSFLRLCSFPLYIYLYFDIPVSHTLIITALSALYLLVTYDPDFLATGFVSAKTGGVRSSMGSCVRGGDDAAPGEGAASADHVCKKRRLSDLPAPGEDCGAISGERNGERSGENIGDYTGECPGDCGGEVKSEVKCHVKCQVKHEVKREGAQEEPRETAHEELTEERKELLEKIFIKTMLLFLKKSIYFKSIFNCANINEKEEMLVDSRRVQVILKNWRMHSEEMEKEKEELYFSNIENKVFYLHDNLLLYALDNLPISSPAKDMKMCENIKNQFINQYCTTVAFSYDFVMSENTEVQRLSIYAHSIVPIFLFLSSHRILWQCLSPHIPLLTQMAFIQTDISRSLWVILKEYYFRSFMREKRSGKKLDSCFDSRLVKIERVKRNVAR from the exons TAGTAACGGAAACGTAAATCCTACATACGTGGATGTGTATAATGTAACCCCCTCGGCGAAACTGTGGAAAGACAACCTCCACCAGAAGGGAAGTGCCTACTGCTTGGAGGACTACCTCGATGGGAGTGCACCCTGGTATGGTGGAGACAGCATGCAGACACAGATGAGCATGGGCAGCAGTCCAGTTGAACGGagcaaaagcaaaagcagCCACAAGAAGGGACTCACTAAGAAGCGCAGCTTTAAGACTGAAGGGGACTTCGCCGACGCGGACATGCGGCCGATGCGCCTGGCGGATGTTAACCTCGCCAGTTATGGGGCCTACGCGAATTACGCGAATTACGCAAATTACgcaaacggggggggggtCATCAGCGGGGGAGGTTACCTAAACTATGCTGGCTACCCAAACTCTGCTGGCTACCCCAACTGCGCTGGCTACCCAAACTGCGCTGGCTGCCCAAACTGTGCAGTCTACCCCAATTACCACGTGGGTTCCTTTCACGAGGTGAATGGGGGCGCCGGAGGGTACTACAGCTACGGCGGGGAGCTGCCCTATGCGGTGGCGGCGACCGGCGAACCGAGCAGTTACGTGGATGCGAGCTCGATGGGCAGGGGGAAGTACCTTTGTAGCAACCAAGTGGTCAGTCTGAACGAGGTCGCTGCGGTTGGCAGGGGGGAGCTCATCAGAGGTGAGCTTAACAGAGGAGAACTTGGCAGAGGAGAACTTGGCAGAGCTGACCTCAGCAGAAGTGACCTCAGCAGAAGCGCCAACAtggggaattatttttttcattatggGTCAGTGGGCCTCGTTGGGACGCCCCACTCGATTGAAAACTCGCTGGAGGGTTACAATTGTGTTAGcacccccccccgagggggtATCGTCTCGAGCAGCATGGGTGCCTATATCGGCAGTGGTGTGCATAGTGCAAATGGCGGTGCGCGGCAGGGGGTGAACTACGGAGTGAATTACGGCGTAAACTACGGCTGCAATTATGGCAGCAATTTCGGAAGCAACTACGGAGTGAACTACGGCTGCAACTACGGGGGGGAGCAGTACCAGGGTTATTACTACCCCCCCTATGATGGGAACGTCAAGTGGAACCCCTTCGCAGGGAACCCGAATGAGAAGCTGATGGTGGGAGCCGGTAGCCAGGCGAACCTTTTGGCGTTGGAAGGCTACCCAGGGTCATTGCCCTACGGACTGCAGATAAGGAACGACAGCAACATAGACGCGAGGAACTGCACCGACATTTATAGAATCCTCTTTGGATtgaagagaagaaaagaaaaggtagcagattttatattttgccTGAACGTGTTGTATAGCCTATCGGCCATGAATGACCTATCCCTTTCTAGAATGCAAATTAGGATAACCATCTGTATGCTTTTGCAAGTGCTGGATGAGATGCTCATCATTTTCTACTCCAAGGTGAGTATGAAGGAGAGGGCACTAGACATAATGGTAAAAAGTTTTGCAGATTACCTATCGGATCGTAATGGATGGGCACCTGGGAAGGGACTTACAAGTGTGCGCGGTGATGATTACACTGGTTTGGCGGCTACAGCGGAGGGGGAGCACCTCATGGGGTGCGCTGTATGTTCATCTCCAGGGGGAGACAGTTTGGACTGCAGCGGAGGGAACGCTCCGAAGGGatctccccagggggggaggagcgccATCATGGGGGCGCTGCTGAGCGAGCAAGTGAACGTCAGCGAGATCGCGCGGTTGTACCTGTCCTACAGTGGGTACTGCCGGGATAAGAGGCGCAAAATCAGGCGCGCGGGGGGGTCAGAAGGGggcagcaaaggggggaggtcAGAAGTGAACCACTCAGTAGAGGCGAACCGCTCAGCGGAGGCTAACCGCTCAGTAGAGGCAACCCCCTCGGGGGAGGAATCCGCCGGGGAGGGAACCAGCTCGCCCGACGGCGGAAGCGACTGGGAAGAGGCGCCCCCCTGGAGCTCCAACCCCCCCAGCAGTGTAAACAGCTCGGACAtcgaaaatataattacggGCGGCACCACCACCAAGGGAGGAGGAAACCAATCGGCGGACAGTCTATACAGAGATAAAGAGGAATCCAAGAAATCTCTCATGCGAAAGAGCAGCCAAGAATTTGTCTTCCTAATTTTGTATAtcataaataacattttccAAACGAGAAAGTATAgcctttatttttgcaataaaaaaagtgatgacGTTAGGGAAGGCTCCCTAGGGGAAGAGAGAGACATTGTGGAAGCATCCAGGGGTAGGGGGACTACACATGCAGGTGGTGcctttaacaaaatggatagCGGAATGGTTAGGGAAAACCTTAAGAGGGAAAAGGCCCTTGGGGGAAACTCCACCTGTGATGATATGCCTGAGGAGACTAAAATGAACGAACTGGGTAGGGGCAGCCAAgggagtgaaaaaataaatgtggaTGAAGGGGGTGGGAAGGATgatgggggagggggaggtcACCTCTTGTCCGGAAGAACTGCCGAGAAGGAGTTCTGGTCCGACGACTCGTCCGATTCTGCATCAGGCTGTAGCGTGTGTagttgcaaagggggagtcGTCAAGAAGGAGGTTGCTCCAAGTAGGGGCATGACTAGGGGGTATGCCAAAATTCTGAGcgttaagaagaaaatgatggaaggggggggcgACCTGCTCGGGGAGGATGCACTCGTGAGGGTGAAGGCTCAGGGGGATGAAGAGGAGACCACCACGAATCTGTGTgacagggggggagcggcagatGGGGGTGGTTGGACGGGGCAGGTAGCCACTGCGGCGCTTCTCAAGGGGGACGCAAATGGGCCAAGCGAGGGGGCGGCGTGGCCGAACGGGGAGACCAACGCGTGTGATAAGCTTAAGAGCAGCCACCTGAGCAGCGTTGGCGGttattctcccccccccagtaGCGAAGTGCCCCCCATTCGTGAGGAGGGGTCCTCTTCTCTGCAGACTGCCAATTTTTCCATGCCGCAGAGTGAGGAGCCGTTCATGGCTGACGATAGGCCACCTCATGTAGGAAGTGTGCCCAACGGAGATGTCACCCAGCAGGTGAGGGACGACGTAGATTTGGAGAAAGCACAAGGTGTTGGTTGCACAAGGGAGAGGCTTTACCCAGAAGGGGGGAGCCTATGCGATAGTAATTTCCCCAGTAACGGTTCGAGCGATGCGCCAAATGGAAGCGCAGATGGGAAGGGCCTCCTCATCAGGCAGAATAACGAAGCCGTTTGTGGGGATGACGGTTTTGCAAAAGAGATGAAGGTGAAGGTGATggtgaaggaagaagagggtgCTACAATTGGCGTAGTAGGCGAGCGAACGGATGACCCACCCGTTCAGAAGGACAACGAGGATGGGGCTACCCCgaatgggggaagcggtgtggGCATGCAGCTGCACCCCTTGGAAGGTGCCACTACTTCGAGTAGCCACCATTTAAGTGACAATCGGAGCGCAGAGAATTACggcagagggggggagcacaAGTGTGATGACGTTGCTCTTTCTCATGTagttaacaaaaatgggggtgaGGAATCTTCCCCCCGGCAGATGAGTAAAAGCAATTATGGGGGATACCCGCATCCGGGCATGGTCGAAGGTATGATGCAGAGTGGGAATGACCCCCTTTTGGTGGGAGGCATGTATAACATGACTAGCCACGTGATCCCAATGGGAGGCAGTCCCGTAGGTGGAGAGCAATTCGAGAGGACCTACAACGGCCAGGGGGACGGCATCCCCTTTGGTGGGAGCCCCTTTAGTGGGAGCCCCTTTAGTGGGAGCCCGTACGGCCATGACTTCCCCGCTAATCACGACGGGGTGATAAGCAGCCTTTACTACGCCCCGAACGGAGATGATGGAAGGAATGGCCATTCCAGGGGAGACCACCAAATGAGGAAGCAGGAGGGGGCGACGACAACCCAGAAGGAAACAATCAGGAAGGAAAATAACCTGCTGGTGAGCGCCGAATGTGGGagcccaaatgggaaaatccatgaggaggagaaaatttgcaaaaagtgCGGCACCGCACGGGCACACACCAGCAAGCGGGATGGGAAGCGGGACAATTGGCAGGACAGTACGCAGGACGGTGAGCAAAACCACAAGcaagaaatgaaaaggctCTTTAAAAACATGAAAAGGGAGGTATAcgaggaaatgaaaaaaatatttaaagaaaaaaaaataaaacaaaacaaactgCTGCACTATTTTGACATAAGCAAATTTCTGAGCATctttgaattaatttttttaaaaaatttcgaaaatattattttccatgAGAAGGCCATACAGAATATTtacctgaacatgttcatatgTGTAGACATATTAAACAACGAATTGGGAAGAAGCATTTCCCTCaagtacatattttttccttcccagtTTTTGCAACGCACAAGTAAGTTGAAAATTACGGCCCATTTCGATCGGAAGAATAAGCTGTTCATTCAGTCGGAGGCGCGCACAGGGGGGTCAAGGGAGTTTTATCACCCGGGGGATGCTCACTCGGGGGATACTCACTTTGGGGGGAATACCGAACGGGAGAACTTAAGGGAGGATAAAATAAACTGCTTCCCTAGCCATTTGGAGGGGGACCCCAATGGGGAAAACGTCGCACACAATGGGGCTGCGAAAACGGCAGAGAAAGTCGAAAGGGAAGAGACGGAGGCCCCCCCGGGGATGGGGGGAGGGACAGACCAACTGAGCGGAATGGAatacaggaaaaaaataaaaaaactgtttttaaaaatattcagaagaaacaacaaaaaatataatatttataaaaaaattgattacGAGTTTTTAATGAGAAAGTACAAGTATAGGGGTCCACTCAAttgtgaagaaaaggaaaaatttaaaaaatatatcatccTGGATTTGCAcgaaattacaaaaaaaattcttttaaaagtgTATAAGCGAGTTAATAGTCACCTGAACATTGCCATATTGTCCTTAAACATATTAACGcacattttgtatttaatTCCGAAGAGGATGTTACATgtctcctttattttttggatttTAAATGAAACAATAAATGTGAAGTGTACCTACACTTATTTAAGTGTTCCCTTGtgcattttaaattacaaTGGATTTCTTTTCCTCGAAACGATGATGAAGCTCATCATTCGTATGATTGAAAATGATGTGATGCCTTTGCACTCTTACATGTTGTCCTTCCTTCGTTTGTGTTCCTTCCCATTGTACATTTATCTTTACTTTGATATCCCCGTTTCTCACACACTTATCATTACGGCCCTGTCTGCGTTGTACTTGCTGGTTACCTACGACCCTGACTTTTTGGCCACGGGCTTTGTCAGTGCGAAGACCGGCGGGGTGCGTTCCTCTATGGGGAGCTGCGTCAGGGGCGGCGACGACGCGGCGCCCGGGGAGGGAGCCGCCAGCGCCGACCACGTGTGCAAGAAGAGGCGGCTTTCGGACCTGCCCGCCCCGGGGGAGGATTGCGGCGCGATCAGCGGCGAGAGGAACGGCGAGAGGAGCGGCGAGAACATAGGTGACTACACCGGAGAGTGCCCCGGCGACTGCGGCGGAGAGGTGAAGAGCGAAGTGAAGTGCCATGTGAAGTGCCAAGTGAAGCACGAGGTCAAACGCGAAGGCGCGCAGGAAGAGCCGCGGGAAACCGCGCACGAAGAACTGAcggaggagaggaaggagCTCCTCGAAAAAATCTTCATCAAAACCATGTTGCTCTTCCTGAAGAAGTCCATTTACTTTAAAAGCATTTTCAACTGCGCGAATATAAACGAGAAGGAGGAAATGCTGGTGGACAGCAGGAGGGTACAagtcattttaaaaaactggAGGATGCACAGCGAAGAaatggagaaggaaaaagaggagtTGTATTTCTCCAACATTGAAAATAAAGTTTTCTATTTACACGACAATTTGCTTTTATACGCCTTAGACAATTTACCCATTTCTAGCCCTGCCAAGGACATGAAAATGtgtgaaaatataaaaaaccaATTCATCAATCAGTACTGCACCACAGTTGCCTTTTCGTATGACTTCGTCATGTCTGAGAATACGGAAGTACAGAGACTTAGCATTTACGCGCATTCCAtagtgcccatttttttgttcctatCTTCTCACCGCATCTTATGGCAGTGTCTGTCACCCCACATCCCGTTGCTGACGCAG ATGGCGTTCATCCAGACGGACATCAGTCGGTCCCTGTGGGTCATACTGAAGGAGTACTACTTTAGAAGCTTCATGCGGGAGAAGCGCAGTGGGAAGAAGCTCGACTCGTGCTTTGACTCCCGGTTGGTCAAGATTGAGAGGGTGAAGCGGAACGTAGCGAGGTGA